Proteins encoded in a region of the Candidatus Bathyarchaeota archaeon genome:
- a CDS encoding glycosyltransferase, which produces MIYLLAAWLAVGALFLGVPAAYFVYMKKRSVGAWNLTVEKDYLPSVAILIPVHNEESVIRLKLDNISRLKYPAEKMDIFVANDCSTDGTMAEVNRYTALHPELKISVFDSKIHLGKTGCLNTVLKSIRSDVVVISDVDCFWPSDILTKAMPYLSDPTVGAVTAREMLLNSGDSWVTHGEQFYDRNIQAVRIGESKLHSTIIFQGGFAAYKRSVLEEFNHATDDSGTALDIVQNNKRTLLIPEIGFFTVSPTTWKSKIAIKIRRASHLQHLWARCLNLLVHRKLGMPNRIAVPEILLHIFNPLLLVALAVLTVAVAVVYPLLGLALAAAVLAVFAVKKTRTSALELLQNNLILLWALSSFFVNRKFTFWKPVAESRSALSEAVLREKNLI; this is translated from the coding sequence TTGATTTATCTGTTAGCGGCTTGGCTTGCTGTCGGCGCGTTGTTTCTGGGTGTTCCAGCCGCATATTTTGTTTACATGAAGAAGCGTTCCGTCGGCGCCTGGAACCTGACTGTAGAGAAGGATTACTTGCCTTCCGTGGCAATTCTTATTCCAGTGCATAACGAAGAAAGCGTCATCCGCCTTAAACTCGACAACATTTCTCGCCTAAAGTATCCGGCTGAAAAGATGGATATATTCGTCGCTAACGACTGCTCAACCGACGGCACCATGGCAGAAGTTAACCGTTACACTGCCCTGCATCCCGAACTAAAAATCTCAGTTTTTGACAGCAAAATTCATCTGGGTAAAACGGGATGCTTAAACACCGTGCTAAAGAGCATCCGCTCCGATGTTGTTGTGATTTCTGATGTGGACTGTTTCTGGCCAAGCGATATTCTCACCAAGGCGATGCCGTATCTTTCTGACCCGACCGTTGGCGCTGTAACTGCCCGGGAGATGCTGCTTAATTCCGGTGACAGTTGGGTTACCCATGGCGAGCAGTTCTATGACCGCAACATTCAAGCGGTGCGCATCGGCGAATCCAAGCTTCATTCAACCATAATATTCCAAGGCGGCTTCGCAGCCTACAAACGAAGTGTCCTAGAAGAGTTCAATCATGCAACCGATGATTCCGGGACAGCCCTTGACATCGTACAAAATAACAAACGCACGTTGCTCATTCCCGAAATCGGCTTTTTCACTGTTAGCCCAACCACATGGAAAAGCAAAATCGCCATAAAAATCCGTCGCGCAAGTCACCTTCAGCATCTATGGGCAAGATGCCTGAATCTGCTTGTACACCGTAAACTCGGGATGCCCAATCGAATCGCGGTTCCCGAGATTTTGCTGCATATTTTTAACCCGTTGCTTTTGGTGGCGTTGGCGGTTTTGACTGTGGCTGTTGCTGTGGTTTATCCGCTTTTGGGGTTAGCTTTAGCCGCTGCTGTTTTAGCTGTGTTTGCAGTTAAGAAAACCCGGACTTCGGCGCTTGAGCTTTTGCAGAATAACTTGATTTTGCTTTGGGCGTTATCTTCTTTTTTTGTTAACCGCAAATTTACCTTTTGGAAGCCTGTAGCGGAGTCCCGTTCAGCTCTCAGCGAGGCCGTCTTAAGGGAAAAGAACCTGATTTGA
- a CDS encoding glycosyltransferase — MASNHKFTVTVGICVKNGAPLIRNAVKSLCRQTFPHKDTEVFVVDGNSKDNTLSLIRGNLTPDFGNLRILQESSGLGIARQMVVMQASGKYIVWLDADMVLADDYLENQVAYMEQHPEVGIAGGKYNVHIGHGLAADLENIVYAVDSVYGNRGSASKYGYLPGAEGAIYRVEAVRAVGGFDPNINGAAEDTEMAYRVRASGWKLAATKETFTESTRATWQSLWKQYIWYGRGGHFIYHKDPGALNFLQMTPMAGFLAGVLRLPGAFMLTRKASFVMLPFHYTYKRIAWVFGFQSAHRDGYGHPA, encoded by the coding sequence TTGGCTTCTAACCACAAATTCACCGTAACGGTGGGTATATGCGTCAAAAACGGCGCGCCCCTAATTAGAAACGCAGTAAAAAGCCTCTGCCGCCAAACCTTCCCCCATAAAGACACCGAAGTCTTCGTGGTCGACGGCAATAGCAAAGACAACACGCTTAGTCTTATCCGCGGCAACTTAACCCCTGACTTCGGCAACCTAAGGATTCTGCAGGAAAGCAGCGGCCTTGGCATAGCCCGCCAGATGGTGGTTATGCAGGCCAGCGGCAAATATATCGTTTGGCTCGACGCCGACATGGTGCTGGCAGACGATTACTTGGAAAACCAGGTTGCATATATGGAGCAGCACCCCGAAGTGGGTATTGCAGGCGGCAAATACAACGTTCACATTGGACACGGCTTAGCAGCGGATCTGGAAAACATAGTTTACGCCGTTGATTCCGTCTATGGAAACCGCGGCAGCGCGTCCAAATACGGGTACCTGCCCGGCGCGGAAGGAGCCATCTACCGGGTAGAGGCAGTTCGTGCCGTAGGCGGCTTTGACCCCAACATAAACGGCGCCGCAGAAGACACCGAGATGGCGTATCGAGTCCGCGCAAGCGGCTGGAAACTCGCCGCCACCAAGGAAACCTTCACTGAATCCACCCGCGCCACATGGCAGTCGCTTTGGAAGCAGTACATCTGGTATGGACGCGGCGGCCACTTCATATATCACAAGGACCCCGGCGCACTTAATTTTCTGCAGATGACTCCGATGGCGGGGTTTTTGGCTGGGGTTCTGCGGTTGCCCGGCGCGTTTATGCTAACCCGTAAAGCCTCTTTTGTTATGTTGCCCTTTCACTACACCTACAAGCGGATAGCCTGGGTTTTTGGGTTCCAGAGC